The Candidatus Zixiibacteriota bacterium nucleotide sequence GCCTTTGGAGCGAAACTAAACGGAAGAGGTTCTTTCAATCTTGGGAGTTCACCGGAATGCTACCAATTCGCTGGCACGGTTGAGAATCTGAGTCTAAGTGGAGCAGTTGAGGGATCTTATGAGTCAAGCCTCACCGGTTCGGTTGTTCTGGATGGATGTGCGCTAACCAGAGATGAGTTGACGCTCGATTTCGATCTGAATCTCGGCCGAGGCAAGTTCGACGCCTACTCTTTTGACTCGCTATCCGGGAGTTGTCGCGTGACATCCGACTCGATCATTTTCAGATATCCATTCGATTTGTTCTATCGATCGACATCGTTATCCGCTGGCGGCAGGATCGAATATTCAGGAGATATGAACATAGAAGGTCAGGCGAATCTGCCGGTAATAGATCAGTTCAAGAACCAGATATTCCTTAGGGACATAGGGGGGAGGGGTTCTGCGAATGTGATGCTAAGTGGTCCGACCGCGGATCCAGCGGTAACGGGTGATTTCACTTCCGATTCTGTCAGAATCTACGACTTCACATCGAGAGACTTCTACTGCTTGTTAGACGTCCAGCATTTCTTCTCCTCACCTGCTGGAGGTGTCGAGATATTCTCCGAAGAGTTCGATTACAGTGGTCTTCAGGGACAATGGGCATATGCGTCCCTTGGGATTGAACCGGACATTGTCTTTATAGAGAATGTAACCGCCTCCATGGAGCCATCCGAGATCCATGGTGTGGGAATGCTCGAAATGGCGGATGACAGTCTCCTGCTCAGATTCAATGAGCTCACAGTTGATATTGATTCTGAGAAAGTCAGCATCGCAGATGAAGCCATTGCAAGCATCACGGATGCCGGAATAAAATTAGTAGCCCTCGACCTGTCCAGCGGGACGGATCGCGTGAACGTGCGGGGGGACTATCTGTACGACGGTTCGCTTGATCTGGTGCTCGGATACGATGATTTGTTGATGGGCAAGTGGCTGCCATACTTCTATGATGAATACGTGATTGCCGGAAGGCTATCCGGGGACGGAATCATCAAGGGGAACCTCCTCGACCCTATTCTTCAATTCGACCTCTCTGTAGGAGATATGAGCCTCGGTGGTGAGAAGATCGGCGATCTCTCCGGTCTGATTTCTTATGCTGACAGCAGTCTCACTTTCAGAGGTGTAACTCTGAGAGGTGTGAGCGATACGACAGAGATAGAGGGATATGTACCGTTAGATCTGACTTTTCAAGCACGAGAATCCCGACTGCTGAAAGACGAGCCGATAGACCTGGACATTTCGATTATAGGTGTCGCTGTTGATACGTGGCTGCCGTACTTCTATGAGGATTATAAGATTGGAGGGAGACTCTCTGCGAACGGGAAAGTCTACGGGAGTCTTCTTGATCCGATGTTTCGATTTAATATGCATGTCAACGATATGACTCTGGACGGAGAAGTAATCGGTGAGCTATCAGGCCAAGTCTCATATTCTGACAGCAGCCTGGCATTGAAAGACCTCTCTCTCGAGAGTGAAGTGACCGCTTATGCGCTGAATGGGTATCTTCCGATTGATCTCACTATCGATCAGAGAGACTCCCGTTTGCTCGATCAGTATCCTATGAACCTGGCAGTCTCGGTGACCGGTTCAAGCTTCGATCTTGTCGATGAGTTCTTTTCAGATGTTGAGTGGCTTGAAGGTTCGTTTGTGGTCGACGCGATCCTATCCGGGACACCCGCGGATATGTATTTTGATGGCTCTATCCGTGTGGACAAAGGGCGGTGCAAGCTTTACTACATTGAAGACCCTATTACTGACATGCAGTTCAGGGGGTTTTTTGACGGCCGCAGTCTGACCGTGAATCGGCTGGAAGGTAAGCTTGCCCGGAATAAGACATCCGGAGAATTCAGTGCCTCCGGATCGATTGATCTTACGGATCTTACGAAACCGAATTATGCTGTCAGGATTCAGGGAACGAATCTTCCTGTTAAGTATGATCTCGGTGAAATCGAAGTCCGCATCGGCAAGCTCGACTTGTCAATCGAAGGTTCAGACCCGCCTGCTGTGACCGGTGATGTCAATCTGGTCCAGATGCTCTACGAGGAACCGTTTTACGATGAGATAGTGGTGGATGCCCTAGCTGCGGCGGACACGGTGTCTGGAATCGACTACAATATTCACATAGATATCCCTCAGAACATGTGGATCAGGAACGAAGATGCTGACGTCGAACTGAAAGGGAGTCTGATAGTCCTTAAGGAGGGTAGCCTTGAGAATTTCCTGGGCACACTCGAAACCATCAGAGGAAAAGTCTATCTTGCAAAGCTCGGTAGGTCGTTCACGGTGCTGTCTGGTGGCACAATTACCTTCGATGAAATAGCCACATTCAATCCGCGGCTCGACATTCAGATGACCACTACAGTAAGAGATTCCACCGGCATGAGGGACGTCTGCATGCAGCTCACGAGGACTCTGAACGATCCGAATATTGATGTTTGCCCTGGGTCTGACCTCTCCATCGATGAAGTCTGGGTTTACATGAATCCGATCGGCAACGGCTTTGGCGATAGTGCTCCATCAGACACTACCGGGGGGGGCGGCTCGTCGCTCGGCGGCCGTCTGTCGGTGGGCGCAGCGGGGATAGCATCCAGTCAGGTGTCGAGGCTGGTCTCGCGCCGACTCGGCGTCGAGACATTCGAGCTCAACACGACCGGGTTTGGCCGCACTCTCAATCCTCTCGAAACTGAGCTGACTATTGGATTCTATACTACGCCGCGTCTGTATATCTACGGAACGAGCCAGTTGACATTTGGCAGAACCGAAGAGCTCGGATTCGACTACAGGCTTTCCAACAGGGTTTTCATATCGGGGCAGCGCGATCGTGACAATCTCTATCACCTCAACCTGAATCTCAACTGGGAATTCAAATGATTCGGCGATCCTGTCTTACTTGCATATTTCTCTTCTTGCTGATTTCCGGAGTCAGCTCCGTGTGCGCCGAGCGTGATCCCCAACTCAAGTGGCTAGGGAAGAAGCCGTTGATCAGCAAGGTGGAAGTGAACGGAAATGAGTATTTCTCCGACGGCAAGGTTAAGAGTCTGATGCGCTCGCAGGAAAATGGATTCTGGCAGTCGCTCAGACTAAGCGAGAGGCATCGCCTCAGAAAAGACTCCAAACGTTACGACATGGCAGCACTGCAGTATCTTTATCTGACAAACGGCTTTGTCGATTCCAAAATCGAAGAGGAGTTCGTGGTCGCCGAGGACAGCAGTGCCATCGTGAAGATCACAGTCGTTGAGGGAAAGCGGTATCTGATTCGGAGCTCGACAACTTACAGCGATCTCGGATCATTTGGTGAGGCAGTAGCTCATCAGTTGAGGCAACTGAGGCAGGGTGATCCTCTCAATCCGCGCAGAATCGAGCAGGTTGCATTCGATATCAAGACAGTATACGCAAACAGCGGCTACCCATACGCCGATGTCAGGGATTCAGTATCCGTTGACAGCGAGGTCGACAGCGCCGACGTGACCTTTTTCATCGAGCGTGGTCCGCTCACGGTATTCGGCGATGTCCACGTCGACAGCCTCGAATTCACCAAACCGAGTACATTTACACGAGAGCTAGTATTTAAGCCGGGAGACGTCTATAGCCGTCAGATGATCATTGATAGCCGGCAAAGAGTCTATTCAACCGGTTTGGCAAGCTACGTCGACCTGACCGTCAAGA carries:
- a CDS encoding translocation/assembly module TamB domain-containing protein, whose protein sequence is MRKRFKIPIGVLLVFMLAVAVTLVVIVKTNFLERQANELLKRNLEKKYGLQITLGDIGGSIFSGFHVSDIEVKYESGEGLYRIAAINYIDVEYNLYDLLRSQWIVHRLLIDSLRVTARKGSDGSLDIPDFAGDGGSVGGGAIDFAVEKLLLMNSSFALADRSNSLEIDEINVLLSLTKDKNRYQAEIDTCWMRIPSYDVTLRQLTGTYTLVDSIIEAEDVRVVTDSSTLSLASTLTLGSDLGFDASLTKSHVNFPELSRIIGVNLEGAVEVVGNVDRHDGVTGASLVIDGLFRNWEFAELKTELTLVNKMITVSSVSGGAFGAKLNGRGSFNLGSSPECYQFAGTVENLSLSGAVEGSYESSLTGSVVLDGCALTRDELTLDFDLNLGRGKFDAYSFDSLSGSCRVTSDSIIFRYPFDLFYRSTSLSAGGRIEYSGDMNIEGQANLPVIDQFKNQIFLRDIGGRGSANVMLSGPTADPAVTGDFTSDSVRIYDFTSRDFYCLLDVQHFFSSPAGGVEIFSEEFDYSGLQGQWAYASLGIEPDIVFIENVTASMEPSEIHGVGMLEMADDSLLLRFNELTVDIDSEKVSIADEAIASITDAGIKLVALDLSSGTDRVNVRGDYLYDGSLDLVLGYDDLLMGKWLPYFYDEYVIAGRLSGDGIIKGNLLDPILQFDLSVGDMSLGGEKIGDLSGLISYADSSLTFRGVTLRGVSDTTEIEGYVPLDLTFQARESRLLKDEPIDLDISIIGVAVDTWLPYFYEDYKIGGRLSANGKVYGSLLDPMFRFNMHVNDMTLDGEVIGELSGQVSYSDSSLALKDLSLESEVTAYALNGYLPIDLTIDQRDSRLLDQYPMNLAVSVTGSSFDLVDEFFSDVEWLEGSFVVDAILSGTPADMYFDGSIRVDKGRCKLYYIEDPITDMQFRGFFDGRSLTVNRLEGKLARNKTSGEFSASGSIDLTDLTKPNYAVRIQGTNLPVKYDLGEIEVRIGKLDLSIEGSDPPAVTGDVNLVQMLYEEPFYDEIVVDALAAADTVSGIDYNIHIDIPQNMWIRNEDADVELKGSLIVLKEGSLENFLGTLETIRGKVYLAKLGRSFTVLSGGTITFDEIATFNPRLDIQMTTTVRDSTGMRDVCMQLTRTLNDPNIDVCPGSDLSIDEVWVYMNPIGNGFGDSAPSDTTGGGGSSLGGRLSVGAAGIASSQVSRLVSRRLGVETFELNTTGFGRTLNPLETELTIGFYTTPRLYIYGTSQLTFGRTEELGFDYRLSNRVFISGQRDRDNLYHLNLNLNWEFK